A window of Salvia splendens isolate huo1 chromosome 8, SspV2, whole genome shotgun sequence genomic DNA:
tacactttatattttttaatgcattttgtactattattttatttttttaaaaaataatttacctttttatatatatatattccctttgaaatgtaatactactactttttggaagtatatattttaatttttgagaaggtaaatagaTTATATAcctcttttatttactttttcttcttgCAGATGTTCTAATATGTTTGATCGTAAGCTTCCATATGCCACTGTGTGTGATGGCTTGTCCTGACATTGTCACACATGTAGGTATGACTGAGAAATTTTCCAAACGAAGCAAAACCTCTACACGaatacacataaattcaattgATTTGAGTCaaattttttggatttggattctTATTGATTAGACCCAATAAGAATCCAATATATTCAGATTGGGTCGGGTTAGGTTCGAAATACcagttaataaaataaaattactccTTATGttactattttaaaaatattatacttcaATGTTGAGTTCTTACATTTGAAAGTCGTGAACATTTTCACCAatttaataaattcaattatttacaTAAATTGTCTGAGTTAATTTACCAATCTATATATAGTTGGTATATAATTGTCTTCTTCAGAATACCtcatatggagtatattatagTGCTATCATTATATCATGTACGTGTTGCCTTCGTTTGCTTATAATTTGGACTTGAGAGTACAAAATCAAGATACATATTCTCAGCCCACTTTCCACGTTACAACTCGTCATACTGATTCTATTAATATTTGTAGTAATACTATATTTTCAGTAAGATACATGTATtaattagtagtaataaattttatagaaaatcgCAATACACGTGTGCTCTATCTACTGGTTTGGTCTCCATATCTAACTTAGAAAAGGACATTTCGAAACCTGGATAAATTACTGatagatttatttttttcaattcttaTCAGATAATCTGCATCTCGATTTATAGGTCCCTTTAATTCATCAAtgtaataagaaaaaaaaaatcgttatcttaaaaatggaaatacaatttgttatttgattttaattgtgtataattaaattacgaaattcaatctcataaaccaaatacaataatacatatatagtaatatgtattatttgaatattgatCAAACATGCAAGAActtataacaaaaaataaaattaaaataaaggtGCACCAGCCGGGAATCGAACCCGGGTCTGTACCGTGGCAGGGTACTATTCTACCACTAGACCACTGGTGCTAATTGTTCTAGCTGTTTTTATTAGTCCTTTATTCACCTAGTTAAGATAATAAATTCCTACTCCAATTTGTGGCTTcatatataaaatgaaaatagacaCAAATGTACTACAGTATACTCGTTATTTATGCAGAAGGAAACGATGTGCAAATATTGTTAGCCTTTAGATAAAGACAATTAACATGCATTCAGCAAAACCAATCCTTtctcaatttatttttaaaattaataataattaactCTCTATTGCCAGCGTTAATTAAAACTCAAATGAGAGAAAATTCATCATCGTCATCGCCAGTTTCATCAGCCCAATCCACTTCGAATTTGCTAGCTGATTTCATCAGTTCAGTTAGACCAGTTAGATCTTCTAAATATGTAGGATGGTTGATGGCTTCAAGTATAAAATCCAATCCTCTCTTCTCATACTCCTCCACAACCTGCACACGTTTACAACTTTATTCAACAAATTACATGCCATATATTCGAATGTTCTGTGAAATAAAGCTTACAATGGAGCTACAAGCAGTGCAACTTGCAGACGCATGACCGACGAGGATCATCTGAGAAAACTGGGACAGAGAGCCTCGCACTTGATGAGGCAGAATCCCGAGAGGTTGATCGCCGCCAGTATCAATTGTGCTGGAAAATTCAGCTTTGGCTGATATCCTAAAATGGTTATCCAGAACAGATAAGGAAAAACGTATAAAGCAACTCATGAATAAGAGCTAGAAAGTGTGCAGAACCAATGTACCCAGAAGGATGATGTAGAATTCCTACAAGAAGCTCAACTGCGAGAGATGATGCAATAGGAGCAAGTCCTGGACGTGTGACAGTACATTGCTGGTCTAATGTACGGTTAGAGGTTGACTGCCAAACAGACAAGAACAGTTAAGATTGTTTTCGCtgtaataaagaaagaaaacataGATATGTGTGTATTGGGGTGGGGGACGTGATATCCGAGATCAGTTACTTCAAAATACTTACATCAACTGGAGCAACAACGTCATTGCAAAAGTAACAACCTAATCTCTGCCCCCTATTCTTCCCAGCGAGGGAGATGGTTGCAATTTCAGCAGATAAATCATTTACAGCTTCTGTTTTTATGTCATGAGAACTAAAAGGACCAGCTCCATGGCGCATAACTAGAAAGCTATCAAACCCGAGAGCAGCAGTAATAGCGATCTACAGTTAAAGCAAACAAGTTCATAAATTAGTAACCAGATATAATTCAATGGCTGTATAACAGGAATTCAGATAATGCTTATCGAAAAATCATACtcaaggaagaagaagaaagagtaTAAACCTTATTGGTTTTGGCACAAAGAAGAGTTGGAAGCCACCTACTTTCTCGTGTATCAGTTAGCAAAAATATCACATCATGTGAATCTATTAAGTTATGCAACTGTTTGCAGTCTTCAAGCACACTACTCTCGTCTTGGCTCAGTACAGGATGCCCAGGCATAGGAATAGCCATTACAACAGATTGTGTTTCCTGCGACATATATAGCACATGAAATACTGAGAAAGCCAATAAAAAGAACGTGCCCTTGTGTGAAGAAATTGAATCATGAACGAAATAGAGAAGATAACACTGTACCACTGCTggatatattctagataaacTTTTAGCAGCTGCTATGGCCTTAAATTCACCACCATTCAGACAATCATCCAAGGTATACAGTGACTGCCGAAGTGGATTAGACATAGAAACTCTACCACTATCAACAAATGTGATCTTCCGAACACCCCATGCCTGAAATAATTAGTAAAAGTATAAAAGGCAATTGGGCTCGACACAAATATTGTGTGATAtatagatttctaaaatccatACCATAAGCATCCTAGCAACCTGGCATCCAAGTGTACCTGCACCTAAAAGAAGGCATCTTGTAGATGACAAGACAGTCAGATTTAGTGATGGCAGCTGACGCCATCTCATAAGCTTTAAGTTCAAATCGGCAGCTTCAACTGCTAACCTGTCAAAATTCATGTAAAACTAACAATTGGACACTGTGACGAGGCTCTGAATTGTCTAGTAGTAGATTGTGCAGAATACCTATTTGGATCCATTGTCTTGGCAAGACTAATGCACCTTGATGCCTTTCTCCCTCTGTTATTGAGTTCCCAGCCAACAGCATTTGGCATGTTCTCATGATTTCTCAGCTCTAAATGAAGATGCTCGAATGAGAATGCATCAAAACTGAAACTGCTGAAACAAGACAGATATTCTGGTAGATCTACCTTGCGAATTTGATACTGATGCTTCTCCCACCATCGATGATTCTAGATCAGCCAAACCACGACTCTCACGATAGCAGAAAAAATGAACCTTAGGAAGACACCATCTTCTGAAAATATACCATAAGAAGTTTCGAAGTGGCCAACCAGGATTATTCGGAAGATGGCAAGGGTCATAAAATCCAAACAGCACCTACAGGGAATTGGATATGTGGTTCAATATCGAGTGGCGATTGGTCATTCAGCTTCATTCGTGCAAAAACATCGATATTAACAGCATATGTCTTTCTGCAATTGGGTTTAAGTTGATAATTTATTATCACAATCCTTTTAGTTTACATATGACAAACCTTATGACTATCCTTCTGACAGGCTTCAAACTCAGCCAGATGCCTAATAGTAGCAGTAGAATTTGAAGGAATGGATACCAGGAAGAAAGGAACATCTGCAAAAGACTTGACCTTTAGCTGTGACTTAGTGAAAGTAAAGACACCTAACCAACAATTATTAAGGATGACGTTTACCTGTTGTTGAGCACATATTGCGCCAATCATTACAAGCAGCTGTCACAGACTCCACCTACAAGCACAATGTTATCTTATATATCAAACTTAACATCTCAAAAAGATGACAGTAATACGAGCAGCTTGATATTTAAAGCACCTCATCCTTACTAAACCATTGAGTAGCCGGCTTAAGATTAACAACAGTTGCTGGAGGGTCAAGAACCAATGCTGGGAAAGCAAACCAATAATAAAAGCTCCATTTTTTCAAGTCAGCAAATGAAATGACGAGGAATCTTGATAGAAGGCTGCAGTCCTCCTGGACTTTGCCGGATAAAATATCCTCCCATATCTGACATTCCAAAAACATGGAAATGAGAACATACCCAAATTCAAGCAGATTTTTCATCACAAAGATCAATTCAAACAAAATATGAGTTCGGACTTTGGAGCAGAAGGGAAAAACCTCAACCCCAATAAATTATGCATAAGGCGAGTCAAAAAGATAAAACAACTGATAAAAATTAAACCTTTTTTGCTTCTGCTTTGAGTAGCTTTTGTTTGTCGAGAGCCTGGAAGCCCTCCAATGTATTTGTATTGTAAAGAATACCAGGGATAGGACATCTATTCCTGTTCCCACGACTTAATACAGGCTCAAGTGATTGTTCATTAGACTCAGGAGGTAATGATTCCGTGAAAAGAGTTAAATGATTGGATACTTGTCGATGTGAAGAAGGGGCATAGAAACCTGCCACGACAGTTAAGACAGAAGTGAAAATGTGTTCATGGTTCAAATATCTGCAGGTATTCCCTAGTCCCTAGAAGTCAATTAGTTAAAAGTACAGTGCTCGCAGAAAAAGGGTATCCTCATTAACCTCAAAAAGCCAGCTAGTTACCAATGCTTATTAGTGCTTAACAGTAGAAGCATGTAGTTTAGGGAGAATCTAATAAAAGAAAACCAGCAATGTTAGTAACATGCCAATGGATTAGCAATGGCCCAAACATTTCCAATCTGACATTAGAAATTTTCTACAATTAAGAAAAAACCGGGAAAGATTTCAGTGGGAACCTAGGACCGTGAAGCACCACTGTGAAGTATTATCATATGCATAACTATGTTTATTTGTATGCCCAAAATAGTGTATCCCATTAATTAATACCTACAATCTGATTAGTATTACTGATGCGATACAATTATAATATCATATCAAAACACTTAAATTCACACCTGAAAGGGGATAGAACAAAAGTAGCACCAAAGCAACAATGACATTCCATAAAACATAACTGGATGAATAAACCTAAAAGGAATTAGGGATGCCGATGCGATTGAGCCTACAAATAACAACACAATGCACTGATCTCAActcagttttattttgtggaaGTCATGAATCAATCCAAAACAAGCTTGGAAATTGGAAGCAACCCTGGTTTAATTTAAAGGGTACCAGTGATAGGAATAGGAGACTCGTCAATCCCAAGCTTGTTGAGCTTCAGTGATGATAATCTGTGCCAAAATCCCTCGTCCACTGCACTTTGAAAAGGAGCGAATTGAAGAATTGATTCATTCCCTTCATCCACCGAACTGGACGACATGAATTCCTACGCTTTTCTTTGCTTTGATGGATCAAATACAATTGAGAATTGGGGTACAACTGCGCCGCATAAGGATCGGCGACTTGCACAACTCTATAGCCAAACGCTGCGAAAATTTAGAAGAAAATTAGGGCACACAGTTGGGACTAATGGAGTTTGTGCCGTCTCGGGTTTGGATGTGGATGAGGATGAGAAGAAAGTTGGATTGAAGTCTTGTAGATTTCTGTATCTTCCAAATCCGATCCATACGCTGCTTCAACACTTGTTAAATTCATGTTTCTTGACAAGTTAAACAAAACATATTGCTTAAATATTTACGTCAGCGACCCCCTTTTTtcgattattttttatttaaacaaaaCTAAATTTTTAGTTTTACTCCCTCTGTTCTATTTTTTAATAAGGACATTTCATTTTGGATActagttttgaaaaaataatattgacaaatagttaaagtagaaaaaaataaaataaaaaggaataaTGAAGAGAAGAGTTTGaaaaactaaaatacaaataaatatttaaagggTAAAAAAAGGAAAGTAATTAATAATCGCTCTAAAGTTCACACCTCCAATCTTTTCAAGGATGTTATAATTTGTTTAGTGTGTGAAAaatgtttagtttagtttagtttagttccaCCAATTAGTTTCTATTTTGCTTACGGATCAAGACGATTGGTGCTACGCTTTCTGGAATCCTACCTCTGCCGCTTTATTAAGAGTATATTGTTAACATAAATTTAGTTGATAATCTATGTGTTAATTTATGATAATGAGACATCTAGGCTATCTTGGTTTGGTTGGTTACGAGttctaatttcatttattttgagTTCATTGCAACATGTTTGGCAGGGAGATAGTGTAAATGCTTGGTGATATATCCAAACAGAGCTCATTATTTGGTGTATTAACATAGGAAAGTTGAATGGCCATGAAAGACTGATCCGATCACTGGGCAGGAGCAAATGCCTCGACCGGGAAAGTCTTGGTGATACCGGCAAGGCTCTTGAAGTGAATCTTCCCAGTGGGTGGATCATCAACGGTTATCTGACTGACTGGAGGCCACAGAATAAGCTCCTTGGCCTTGACTCCCTTGAGCTTCTTGATTTGCTTCTTCTCCACGTAGCCGCTTATGTCCGTGTCGTAGCTCACGACCTTGCTTATCATCTTGAAGTTGTGCTCCACCTTCGCCTTCTGCTGGATCCACATGTACCCGCTGCTCCTCACGAACCCTACTTCGATCACATCTCCCAGTGGGAGGAGGCCCCCTGGCAGCTCGAACTCTTCCAGGAGGGCTGTCGCCTGTTTTAGCCCTTCTTCATGGCCTTGCCTCACTATTGCTCCTTCCCTTTCTGCCATTCttgatttgtttgtttctttgttttagTTTTGAGATTTGTGGGGTTTTGAAGTAGTTGATTGATCAGAATTTATACAAAGGGTTCACTCATTAGAAACAAAATTGTAATGGAGAAACCAACGTGGTGAGCTTTGTTTATATCAGTAGAACTAGTGTTTGCACAACTATGCTGCTTGTCATTTTCATTTGACTGTGTAATCTTTCTCGATTATGGCTTCTACATGCATATGGATCAAACATGAAAGTTTCTCTTGCTCAACCAAGAGTATCAATTTGATGCAACTGTCCAAATAGTATAAATTGGTTTTTAAGTAACAACACAAGTATGAACATTATATAGTATATACACCCTCGCCCCGCATAAAGCGAAGCATTTCCTTTCCGGTACTAGATTTTACGTAgtgcagtgttgttttgtgcGTTCAGTGAGTGGATAAGAGTAAGAAACTAAGAATAAAGCATGATAGTACAAAATAAAGAAGAGATGATGATAAAATAGAAGATacaatatactactccctccgtcccacaagaatatacactctttcttttttagtctgtcccacaagaatatgcatttttcaattttgaaaacttttttctctctaatgaggtgagacccaTCCCCCATtgacaatactttaattactttttctctcaacatctctcttactttatcaatattgcattaaaactcgtgctgaattcaaagtgtatattctttagGGACATAGGGAGTATCACTTGAAGTGAGAGCGTCcttaaaagaaaaatgagttatttTATGTGGAACAAAGGGAATAATGCAgcgaattaaaaaaagttaaattgGGCACACAAATTATAAagggaaaataataaaataagagggcAATcataaattgaaattgaattccTTAACTACAGTGGGAAGCTTTGTAATTAACTCGTCTGTTTTCAGAATATTCCAAGTTGCTATTTTAGAAAACATTTTCGCACAACTGGCCTTGAAAATAGACCCTTAAATTGTGTCTCTTCatgtatataattataatagtattaaaagtTTAAGCAGTCATATTCGTAACTGCGAAGCAAttatgtcacgcccgcattttctaaggatagaaaacacggttgatcgcgactaggagaggattaaagaagcggggaagataggggaaaacaacacaactcgaccatagctcgaaacaactgggaatagctcgaataaaatcagagtatctcaacaatcaacaactcaaaaatgaatactatctcaacgatacaagaactcaaacgaaagacaactacttagcggaagcatttgagaggaggaatatgccacgtgtgaagacatgacacattctacacacttaaatttcttcaacggtcttgctcaacacccaccgcacccgtcacgctcaacctgcaatttttaaaaagaaaagcagggctgagtacttgatgcactcagtggactcatgccgaaaacattttataaaaagtatttatcatgccaccattgagtgaccttggggttttaactttagaaatttcccaagacactaaaatcatttccatcgtaaaactcgtgactgcagtcattttcccatagatgtctaccatatctgatccattgatgacaaggaatgtggccacatcccaagtcactagaccggccgacccaaaagacggctcacgatctccttaggtgtacactagcctgaatagggactcactccctagacagacccgaattcgattatccattgatggcaaaagccacatcagataggttccatagaataaaacaaaacacggcatgacaaatattcatatcattttcacataaaaatatactttgggcattgcccttatttaaaaagaaagcccacctcaagttcttaatccgaaattatttcttttcccTTGATATCACGTCTCGCTCTCAAGGAATCACCTCTCTCACACAATTTGCGCCGCCGCTGCCTCATGCAATTCTCCGTCATCATAGCTGCTGTCCGTCATGAGCAGCCGCGACTGCTGCTGTTGTTGTTCTCTTTCTCCGTCGGCTCGTCGTCGTTCGCCTTCTCCCTCCTACCTCAGTGGCAATCGGCGCCGCCGCTATTCACCGTCGCTTTCTCAATTGAGACTTGAAAGCTTCTCGGATCTCTCTCTTGGATTTATGAAAAGTGGAGACGTGTGGGGGTGGTTATATATAAACATGGTTGACATTGTTGCTGATCGCATCCTATCTCTCAGGAACCGATTTGAACAAAAGATTTGGGGAGCTTTGAGCTGAAGCATATCGTGTATGGTCTTATGTTGGGCTTTCAAAAGTAGTTTCATAAAAAGAATTGGGctaggaaaaataaataaattgggtAGAAAAAGAATGATTGGTATAGGCCCCAAAATGATTATATCCTTCTATCGATTAACGAAACAAAGACAAAAATTTTAGGTGCACAAACGATGTCACTAcgaacaataataaaaaaaggcagaaaaagtcggggtattacaaaTTAGCTGGGGCTCATTTTCGTGTACATTTGCAAAGCAATTAGCTGGATCTCACTTTCATGTAAATTTGCACCGATgcttctaagagcatccacaaccgtgctcttgccagcggcacggttgtgggcccgggcggtactattcatgcctgctctctggcaatagcacaacacccacaactgtgctcttccgcaaggacgagcacaattaatttaaaattcaattaaacaataacatttccataatattaaaattcatttaaaaaccacaataaatattacaaatgacaaataaaattaaacattacataattaaaatcctagaaatgaaaaattacataattaaactcctaaaaattaaaaattacataattaaaatcctaaaaattaaaaaaaccactactcgttgccgaatttcgcccacatgtggttgattaggtcttcttgtagttgattgtggattcgagtatcgcgcattgtgtgtcttgtctcgatcctctggccaaccgtcgtatgctcgcctcggcgtgggggagacctcgctgttgagcttccggcttcgtcctcgtcgtagaagctagccgccctcggcccttcgtcggctataatcatgttgtgtaatataatacacgtgaacatgatgtcgacgatattattcacgtaccacagccgagccggggccttcacaatgttgaatcgagcttgaaggaccccgaaggctctttcgacgtccttccgcgctgactcttgacgctgcgcaaaaagaacccgtctcgggtcgtgcgggttgtggagcgtcttcacgaacgtcgaccaccttgggtagataccatcggcgagatagtaacccatgcggtatgtatttccgttgatggtgaagtcgatcgccggtgctacaccattcatcacatcattgaagagtggtgaagaatagagcacgttcaagtcgttgttggatccggcaacgccgaaatatgcatgccaaatccataggcgatagtcggcgaccgcctcaaggataagtgttgggccgccgcctttgtgaccgcttaagtgttgccccctccaagcagtcgggcaattcttccacctccaatgcatgcagtcaatgctgccaagcattccgggaaagccatggactgattcgtgaagacgaagcaaccgttggcaatcatcggtggtgggacccgaaggaattcatccccaaaagcagaacgaacgtcctcgcaaaaattctttaaacaaaggattccagtggactcaccgatatgcaaatactcgtcgaagatgtcggccgtttgcccagtagcgagttgtcggatggcacacgtacacttctgcaacgccgtgatactttgccggcaggctgcatctacacctgtttgaaagtattcaacacgtgcggacaatgtgttgacaattcgcatgaacaagcgctttgacatgcgaaaacggcgcctgaagtaatctgccggaaaccgcggatggtcggcaaagtagtcggcaacgagcctttcgtgggctc
This region includes:
- the LOC121744963 gene encoding ubiquitin-like modifier-activating enzyme atg7 is translated as MSSSSVDEGNESILQFAPFQSAVDEGFWHRLSSLKLNKLGIDESPIPITGFYAPSSHRQVSNHLTLFTESLPPESNEQSLEPVLSRGNRNRCPIPGILYNTNTLEGFQALDKQKLLKAEAKKIWEDILSGKVQEDCSLLSRFLVISFADLKKWSFYYWFAFPALVLDPPATVVNLKPATQWFSKDEVESVTAACNDWRNMCSTTDVPFFLVSIPSNSTATIRHLAEFEACQKDSHKVLFGFYDPCHLPNNPGWPLRNFLWYIFRRWCLPKVHFFCYRESRGLADLESSMVGEASVSNSQELRNHENMPNAVGWELNNRGRKASRCISLAKTMDPNRLAVEAADLNLKLMRWRQLPSLNLTVLSSTRCLLLGAGTLGCQVARMLMAWGVRKITFVDSGRVSMSNPLRQSLYTLDDCLNGGEFKAIAAAKSLSRIYPAVETQSVVMAIPMPGHPVLSQDESSVLEDCKQLHNLIDSHDVIFLLTDTRESRWLPTLLCAKTNKIAITAALGFDSFLVMRHGAGPFSSHDIKTEAVNDLSAEIATISLAGKNRGQRLGCYFCNDVVAPVDSTSNRTLDQQCTVTRPGLAPIASSLAVELLVGILHHPSGISAKAEFSSTIDTGGDQPLGILPHQVRGSLSQFSQMILVGHASASCTACSSIVVEEYEKRGLDFILEAINHPTYLEDLTGLTELMKSASKFEVDWADETGDDDDEFSLI
- the LOC121746064 gene encoding uncharacterized protein LOC121746064 codes for the protein MAEREGAIVRQGHEEGLKQATALLEEFELPGGLLPLGDVIEVGFVRSSGYMWIQQKAKVEHNFKMISKVVSYDTDISGYVEKKQIKKLKGVKAKELILWPPVSQITVDDPPTGKIHFKSLAGITKTFPVEAFAPAQ